In Hamadaea flava, a genomic segment contains:
- a CDS encoding GNAT family N-acetyltransferase: protein MLIQNREVTHPDVTLLVLAAEKELLSRYPDEHITPVDPLARFVVAYQMSEPVGCGAVATVAPGVAELTRMWVRPASRRGGVGRRILAGLERRAQAEGHDTVILETGVRQPEAIALYEASGYHRIPPFGEYVGNPLSVCFEKKLA from the coding sequence GTGTTGATCCAGAACCGCGAAGTCACTCACCCCGACGTCACCCTGCTCGTCCTCGCGGCCGAGAAGGAACTGCTCTCGCGGTACCCGGACGAGCACATCACGCCCGTCGACCCGCTGGCGCGCTTCGTGGTCGCGTACCAGATGAGCGAGCCCGTGGGCTGCGGCGCAGTGGCGACCGTGGCGCCGGGGGTCGCGGAGCTGACCCGTATGTGGGTCCGGCCCGCGAGCCGCCGCGGCGGCGTGGGGCGCCGGATCCTCGCGGGCCTCGAGCGCCGCGCGCAGGCGGAGGGCCACGACACGGTGATCTTGGAGACCGGGGTACGCCAACCGGAGGCGATCGCGCTCTACGAAGCCTCCGGCTATCACCGGATTCCGCCGTTCGGGGAGTACGTCGGCAACCCGTTGTCGGTGTGCTTCGAGAAGAAGCTGGCCTGA
- a CDS encoding glycosyltransferase family 2 protein — translation MIPMYNEEEVLPLLVQRLRPVLDGLGRTYEVVAVDDGSRDDTAAIVHLLRAKWPQLRLIKLRRNSGHQAALSAGLFRSRGDYVVSLDADLQDPPETIAEMLQAAEDGELDIVYGVRADRSTDTSFKRITAGWYYKLMRRIVGKKMPDGAGDFRLLSRAMVEALRGLPERAPVYRLLVPWLGFPSGQVAYTREKRAAGVSKYPLTRMIKLTADSIVSFTAAPLRVATWLGGFGVLLGLALVVKTLWAYFAGATVPGWTSMFLVVIFFGACQLLCLGLLGEYVGRIYAASQGRPAYYVGYDSDGDEETDGMIDTIRAADPGRVRATAGEGRA, via the coding sequence GTGATCCCCATGTACAACGAGGAAGAGGTGCTGCCTCTCCTCGTCCAGCGGCTCCGGCCCGTCCTGGACGGCTTGGGCCGCACCTATGAGGTCGTCGCCGTCGACGACGGGAGCCGCGACGACACCGCCGCCATCGTGCACCTGCTGCGGGCGAAGTGGCCGCAACTGCGGCTGATCAAGCTGCGCCGCAACAGCGGGCACCAGGCGGCGTTGAGCGCCGGGCTGTTCCGGTCGCGCGGCGACTACGTGGTCAGCCTGGACGCCGACCTGCAGGATCCACCGGAGACGATCGCGGAGATGCTACAGGCGGCCGAGGACGGCGAGCTGGACATCGTCTACGGCGTACGCGCCGACCGCAGCACCGACACGTCGTTCAAGCGGATCACGGCCGGCTGGTACTACAAACTCATGCGCCGCATCGTCGGCAAGAAGATGCCGGACGGCGCGGGCGACTTCCGGCTGCTCAGCCGGGCCATGGTGGAAGCCCTGCGCGGGCTGCCCGAGCGGGCGCCGGTCTATCGGCTGCTGGTGCCGTGGCTCGGCTTCCCGAGCGGTCAGGTCGCCTATACGCGGGAGAAGCGGGCCGCCGGAGTCAGCAAATACCCCCTGACCCGGATGATCAAGCTGACCGCTGACAGCATTGTGAGCTTCACCGCTGCCCCGCTGCGCGTCGCCACCTGGCTCGGCGGGTTCGGCGTACTACTGGGACTGGCCCTGGTGGTGAAGACGCTGTGGGCGTACTTCGCCGGGGCCACCGTGCCCGGCTGGACGTCGATGTTCCTGGTCGTCATCTTCTTCGGCGCGTGCCAGCTGCTCTGCCTCGGGCTGCTCGGGGAGTACGTCGGGCGGATCTACGCGGCGAGCCAGGGGCGGCCGGCGTACTACGTCGGGTACGACTCCGACGGCGACGAGGAAACGGATGGCATGATCGACACGATTCGCGCGGCCGACCCCGGCCGCGTACGCGCGACGGCGGGAGAAGGGCGTGCCTAA
- the rsfS gene encoding ribosome silencing factor, whose protein sequence is MPASERAVEMALTAAQAAADKKAEDIVLLDVADQLIITDAFVLASAPNERQVLAIVDAIEEKLLELPEKAKPVRREGERSGRWVLLDYVDIVVHVQHSEEREFYALDRLWKDCPRIEFVDRDLADSPS, encoded by the coding sequence GTGCCAGCATCCGAGCGTGCTGTCGAGATGGCGCTGACCGCGGCTCAGGCCGCGGCGGACAAGAAGGCCGAAGACATCGTCCTGCTCGACGTGGCTGACCAGCTGATCATCACCGACGCCTTCGTTCTGGCGTCCGCGCCGAACGAGCGGCAGGTGCTCGCCATCGTCGACGCGATCGAGGAGAAGCTGCTGGAGCTGCCGGAGAAGGCCAAGCCGGTTCGGCGTGAAGGTGAGCGGTCGGGCCGCTGGGTGCTGCTCGACTACGTCGACATCGTGGTGCACGTCCAGCACTCCGAGGAGCGTGAGTTCTACGCGCTCGACCGGTTGTGGAAGGACTGCCCACGGATCGAGTTCGTCGATCGGGACCTGGCCGACAGCCCGTCATGA
- a CDS encoding TIGR03936 family radical SAM-associated protein produces MPKKQPEGGQAPVVQRVRVRYAKRGPLRFTSHRDFARAIERAIHRANVPIAYSQGFTPHPKISFASAAPTGVASEAEYLELGLQARVSPDELRTALDSALSPGLDVLDVVEAAAPGSLADRIEASRWRVELPDVSSAELERAVEAFRAAPEVLVERLTKQGRRSLDCRAAVLNITVISPPDGVPDAPYAILDLVVRQVTPTVRPDDVLSGLRVVADLAQPVPPRATRLAQGSLNAAGEIVDPLDADREASSVER; encoded by the coding sequence GTGCCTAAGAAGCAGCCAGAAGGCGGGCAGGCCCCGGTCGTCCAGCGAGTCCGCGTCCGGTACGCCAAACGCGGCCCGCTGCGGTTCACCAGCCACCGCGACTTCGCGCGGGCCATCGAACGCGCGATCCACCGGGCGAACGTGCCCATCGCGTACTCGCAGGGGTTCACCCCGCATCCCAAGATCTCCTTCGCCTCCGCCGCGCCGACCGGCGTCGCCAGCGAGGCCGAGTACCTCGAACTCGGCCTCCAGGCCAGGGTGAGCCCGGACGAACTGCGTACCGCCCTGGATTCGGCGCTGTCGCCCGGCCTGGACGTGCTCGATGTGGTGGAGGCGGCCGCGCCGGGGAGCCTGGCCGACCGGATCGAGGCGTCGCGCTGGCGTGTCGAGTTGCCGGATGTCTCGTCAGCGGAGCTGGAGCGCGCGGTCGAGGCGTTTCGCGCCGCGCCGGAGGTGCTGGTCGAACGCCTGACCAAACAGGGCCGGCGCAGCCTGGACTGCCGTGCGGCAGTGCTGAACATCACGGTGATCTCGCCACCTGACGGGGTCCCGGACGCCCCGTATGCGATACTCGACCTTGTCGTACGGCAGGTGACACCGACCGTGCGACCCGACGACGTCCTCTCCGGGCTGCGTGTCGTGGCGGATCTGGCCCAGCCGGTCCCGCCGCGGGCCACCCGGCTCGCGCAGGGTTCCCTGAACGCGGCCGGAGAGATCGTGGATCCGCTGGACGCGGATCGCGAGGCTTCGTCGGTCGAGCGCTAG
- the rpmA gene encoding 50S ribosomal protein L27 produces the protein MAHKKGASSSRNGRDSNAQRLGVKRFGGQVVSAGEILIRQRGTKFHPGDLVGRGGDDTLFALADGSVQFGTKRGRKTVSIVPAGA, from the coding sequence ATGGCACACAAAAAGGGTGCGTCCAGCTCCCGTAACGGTCGTGACTCCAACGCCCAGCGCCTCGGCGTGAAGCGGTTCGGCGGTCAGGTCGTCAGCGCCGGCGAGATCCTGATCCGTCAGCGCGGCACCAAGTTCCACCCGGGCGACCTCGTCGGCCGGGGCGGCGACGACACGCTGTTCGCGCTCGCCGACGGCTCGGTGCAGTTCGGCACCAAGCGCGGCCGCAAGACCGTGTCGATCGTGCCGGCCGGAGCCTGA
- the rplU gene encoding 50S ribosomal protein L21: protein MYAIVKTGGKQYKVAEGDVIEVEKLAGQPGDEVALKAVLVVDGADLVTDAAKLAKVSVSGEVVAHTKGPKIRIHKFKNKTGYHKRQGHRQPLTQVKVTGISTGK, encoded by the coding sequence ATGTACGCGATCGTCAAGACCGGCGGCAAGCAGTACAAGGTCGCCGAGGGCGACGTGATCGAGGTCGAGAAGCTGGCCGGCCAGCCCGGTGACGAGGTTGCCCTCAAGGCCGTTCTCGTCGTCGACGGCGCCGACCTCGTGACCGACGCGGCCAAGCTTGCCAAGGTTTCGGTCTCCGGTGAGGTCGTGGCCCACACCAAGGGCCCGAAGATCCGGATCCACAAGTTCAAGAACAAGACCGGCTACCACAAGCGCCAGGGTCACCGTCAGCCGCTGACCCAGGTCAAGGTAACCGGCATCTCCACCGGGAAGTAG
- a CDS encoding Rne/Rng family ribonuclease produces the protein MGIAVRVTMEQVLRGSVRRARGLLELENVRMLDNEPAEAADNESAAEAENTAPLARPEDAPAEEAPARRRTTRRRGTSDPDDSSGETGRVTRTRRRSAAPEPEPVPLVEDAEPGEEELAEEAESAESAEEAAPAEIEAAAADEETPAEAETPEAVEEPPGRRRPAATVLFMAPEPQTPPARPARAERAERADRDTWDRDTRGESRPERDEPVQEAETEQAPAESGRRRRRKKAAAEPVEAAEAVETETEAEAEEDELGAEAEGDADSEHRRRRRGRRGRGRGKGTAEDTGEEAEAAEEHEAEEEEGEEDESGEPLTRRRRRRRRKGSGSEVDEIDEDGVPTIVKIRDGRKPSDEVQGVTGSTRLEAKRQRRRDGREQRRTRPPILSEAEFLARREAVDRVMVVRQKGDRTQIGVLEDGVLVEHYVTRASAATMVGNVYLGRVQNVLPSMEAAFVDLGRGRNAVLYAGEVNWDAAGLEGRSRSIEQALKSGDSVLVQVTKDPIGHKGARLSSHIALSGRHLVYVPHGTASGISRKLSDVERRRLRDILKKLVPEGAGVIVRTAAEGASEEELARDVARLQAQWEEIQAKAGTGGAPTLLYSEPDLLVRVVRDLFNEDFKELVIAGSDAYDTVEGYLKHVSPDLVERVHRYTGSVDVFAAYRVDEQLLKGLDRKVFLPSGGHLVIDRTEAMTVIDVNTGKYTGAGGNLEETVTRNNLEAAEEIVRQLRLRDIGGIVVIDFIDMVLESNRELVLRRLTECLGRDRTKHQVTEVTSLGLVQMTRKRIGAGLLEAFSETCEHCKGRGVVIHTEPVAERGSGRTGDKSHDKAAGDKVKEVAASAHRDASADDEDGPAEPDDPFAGEAEVVEDTEELNGDEGDGQEADEHERGGRRRGRRGGARRRTRP, from the coding sequence CTGGGGATCGCCGTCCGAGTGACTATGGAGCAAGTCCTGCGTGGCAGCGTGCGTCGCGCCCGGGGCCTGCTAGAACTGGAGAACGTCCGGATGCTCGACAACGAGCCCGCCGAGGCTGCGGACAACGAATCCGCGGCTGAGGCAGAGAACACCGCGCCACTGGCACGTCCCGAGGACGCCCCGGCCGAGGAAGCGCCGGCGCGTCGCCGGACGACTCGCCGCCGTGGCACGTCCGACCCCGACGACTCGTCCGGTGAGACCGGGCGAGTGACGCGTACGCGTCGCCGGTCGGCCGCCCCCGAGCCCGAGCCGGTGCCCCTCGTCGAGGACGCCGAGCCCGGCGAGGAGGAGCTGGCCGAGGAGGCCGAGTCGGCCGAGTCGGCCGAGGAGGCTGCGCCGGCCGAGATCGAGGCGGCCGCCGCCGACGAGGAGACTCCCGCGGAAGCGGAGACCCCGGAGGCCGTCGAGGAGCCGCCGGGCCGTCGCCGCCCGGCCGCGACCGTGCTGTTCATGGCCCCCGAGCCGCAGACGCCCCCGGCCCGCCCAGCGCGGGCCGAGCGGGCCGAGCGTGCCGACCGGGACACCTGGGACCGCGACACCCGGGGCGAGAGCCGTCCGGAGCGGGACGAACCGGTCCAGGAAGCCGAAACGGAGCAGGCGCCCGCCGAGTCCGGCCGCCGTCGCCGCCGCAAGAAGGCCGCTGCCGAGCCCGTCGAGGCCGCGGAGGCCGTGGAGACCGAGACCGAAGCCGAGGCCGAGGAAGACGAACTCGGCGCCGAGGCGGAGGGGGACGCCGACAGCGAGCACCGTCGTCGTCGCCGGGGCCGCCGGGGACGTGGCCGGGGCAAGGGCACCGCGGAGGACACCGGCGAGGAGGCCGAGGCCGCCGAGGAGCACGAGGCTGAGGAGGAAGAGGGCGAGGAGGACGAGAGCGGCGAGCCGCTGACCCGTCGCCGTCGCCGTCGCCGCCGCAAGGGCAGCGGTTCCGAGGTCGACGAGATCGACGAGGACGGCGTACCCACGATCGTCAAGATCCGGGACGGCCGTAAGCCCTCCGACGAGGTGCAGGGCGTCACCGGCTCGACCCGGCTCGAGGCCAAGCGCCAGCGCCGCCGGGACGGCCGTGAGCAGCGTCGCACCCGCCCCCCGATCCTCTCCGAGGCCGAGTTCCTGGCCCGCCGCGAGGCGGTCGACCGGGTCATGGTCGTACGCCAGAAGGGCGACCGGACGCAGATCGGCGTCCTCGAAGACGGCGTCCTCGTCGAGCACTACGTGACCCGGGCCAGCGCCGCGACCATGGTCGGCAACGTCTATCTCGGCCGGGTCCAGAACGTGCTGCCCAGCATGGAGGCGGCCTTCGTCGACCTCGGCCGGGGCCGCAACGCCGTGCTCTACGCCGGCGAGGTGAACTGGGACGCGGCCGGGCTCGAAGGCCGCTCGCGGTCCATCGAGCAGGCGCTGAAGAGCGGCGACTCGGTCCTCGTGCAGGTCACCAAGGACCCGATCGGGCACAAGGGCGCCCGGCTGTCGAGCCACATCGCGCTGTCCGGCCGCCACCTGGTGTACGTGCCGCACGGCACCGCCTCCGGCATCAGCCGCAAGCTGTCCGACGTCGAGCGCCGCCGGTTGCGCGACATCCTCAAGAAGCTCGTCCCCGAAGGCGCGGGCGTCATCGTGCGTACGGCGGCGGAGGGCGCCTCGGAGGAGGAGCTGGCCCGCGACGTCGCCCGCTTGCAGGCGCAGTGGGAGGAGATCCAGGCCAAGGCGGGCACCGGTGGCGCGCCCACGCTGCTCTACTCCGAGCCCGACCTGCTCGTGCGGGTCGTCCGGGACCTGTTCAACGAGGACTTCAAGGAACTGGTCATCGCCGGCTCCGACGCGTACGACACCGTCGAGGGATACCTCAAGCACGTGTCGCCCGACCTCGTCGAGCGGGTGCACCGCTACACCGGCTCGGTGGACGTCTTCGCGGCGTACCGGGTGGACGAGCAGCTCCTCAAGGGGCTGGACCGCAAGGTCTTCCTGCCGTCCGGCGGCCACCTGGTGATCGACCGGACCGAGGCGATGACGGTCATCGACGTCAACACCGGCAAGTACACCGGCGCGGGCGGCAACCTCGAGGAGACCGTCACCCGGAACAACCTCGAGGCGGCCGAGGAGATCGTGCGCCAGCTGCGGCTGCGCGACATCGGCGGCATCGTGGTCATCGACTTCATCGACATGGTGCTGGAGAGCAACCGCGAGCTGGTGCTGCGTCGGCTCACCGAGTGCCTGGGGCGCGACCGCACGAAGCACCAGGTCACCGAGGTCACCTCGCTCGGCCTGGTCCAGATGACGCGTAAGCGGATCGGCGCGGGCCTGCTCGAGGCGTTCAGTGAGACCTGTGAGCACTGCAAGGGCCGTGGGGTCGTCATCCACACCGAGCCGGTCGCCGAGCGGGGCTCCGGGCGTACCGGGGACAAGAGCCACGACAAGGCGGCGGGGGACAAGGTCAAGGAGGTCGCCGCCTCGGCGCACCGCGACGCGTCCGCCGACGACGAGGACGGCCCGGCCGAGCCGGACGATCCGTTCGCGGGTGAGGCCGAGGTCGTCGAGGACACCGAGGAGCTGAACGGCGACGAGGGCGACGGTCAGGAGGCCGACGAGCACGAGCGCGGCGGCCGGCGCCGGGGCCGGCGCGGTGGTGCCCGACGGCGTACGCGTCCCTGA
- the obgE gene encoding GTPase ObgE, giving the protein MATFVDRVVLHLQAGDGGHGCVSILREKFKPFGGPDGGNGGHGGSVFLTVDQGAHTLLDFHFKPRIKAQNGKGGAGGNRDGANGEDLVLKVPNGTVVLSPSGEVLADLVGIGTTFELARGGRGGRGNAALASSRRKAPGFAEFGEPGDRLDAVLELKSVADVGLVGFPSAGKSSLIAVISAAKPKIADYPFTTLVPNLGVVQAGEHTFTVADVPGLIPGAATGKGLGLEFLRHIERTSVLVHVVDTATLEPGRDPLADIDAIEAELSAYGGLEDRPRLVVLNKIDVPDGRDLAEIVRPDLEERGYHVYEISTATREGLKELTYAMAELVEQSRAAKPVLEPTRIVIRPKAVDDDGFTIELDDDGVYVVRGTKPERWVRQTNFDNDEAIGYLADRLARLGVEDALAKAGAEPGAPVRIGEREFDWQPTVYAGAAYVPGNRGTDIRIDEALTTPRTGASERLAARKARRVHQEVEGEWTDDEGAGK; this is encoded by the coding sequence GTGGCAACCTTTGTCGACCGAGTGGTGCTGCACCTGCAGGCCGGGGACGGCGGGCATGGCTGCGTGTCGATCCTGCGCGAGAAGTTCAAGCCGTTCGGCGGGCCGGACGGCGGTAACGGCGGCCACGGCGGCAGCGTCTTCCTGACCGTCGACCAGGGTGCGCACACCCTGCTGGACTTCCACTTCAAGCCGCGGATCAAGGCCCAGAACGGCAAGGGCGGGGCCGGCGGCAACCGGGACGGCGCCAACGGCGAGGACCTGGTGCTCAAGGTGCCCAACGGCACCGTCGTGCTCAGCCCGTCCGGTGAGGTGCTGGCCGACCTGGTCGGTATCGGGACCACCTTCGAGCTGGCCCGGGGCGGCCGGGGCGGGCGGGGCAACGCCGCGCTGGCCAGCTCCCGGCGCAAGGCGCCCGGCTTCGCCGAGTTCGGTGAGCCCGGCGACCGGCTCGACGCCGTCCTGGAGCTGAAGAGCGTCGCCGACGTGGGCCTCGTGGGCTTCCCGAGCGCTGGGAAGTCCTCCCTGATCGCGGTGATCTCGGCGGCCAAGCCGAAGATCGCCGACTACCCGTTCACGACGCTCGTGCCGAACCTGGGCGTCGTGCAGGCGGGGGAGCACACCTTCACCGTCGCCGACGTGCCGGGCCTGATCCCTGGCGCGGCCACGGGCAAGGGGCTCGGCTTGGAGTTCCTGCGGCACATCGAGCGTACGTCTGTGCTCGTGCACGTCGTCGACACCGCGACGCTGGAGCCCGGCCGGGACCCGCTCGCCGACATCGACGCCATCGAGGCCGAGCTGTCGGCGTACGGGGGCCTGGAGGATCGGCCGCGGCTGGTCGTGCTGAACAAGATCGACGTGCCCGACGGGCGGGACCTGGCCGAGATCGTCCGGCCCGACCTGGAGGAGCGGGGTTACCACGTCTACGAGATCAGCACCGCGACCCGGGAAGGGCTGAAGGAGCTGACCTACGCGATGGCCGAACTGGTCGAGCAGTCGCGGGCGGCCAAGCCGGTGCTGGAGCCCACGCGCATCGTCATCCGGCCCAAGGCGGTCGACGACGACGGGTTCACCATCGAGCTGGACGACGATGGCGTCTACGTGGTTCGCGGGACCAAGCCGGAGCGCTGGGTCCGCCAGACCAACTTCGACAACGACGAGGCCATCGGCTACCTGGCCGACCGGCTGGCCCGGCTGGGCGTCGAGGACGCGCTGGCGAAGGCGGGCGCGGAGCCCGGTGCGCCGGTCCGCATCGGCGAGCGCGAGTTCGACTGGCAGCCCACCGTGTACGCCGGTGCGGCGTACGTGCCAGGCAACCGGGGCACCGACATCCGGATCGACGAGGCGCTGACGACGCCGCGTACCGGCGCTTCCGAACGGTTGGCGGCCCGCAAGGCGCGCCGGGTTCATCAGGAGGTCGAGGGCGAGTGGACCGACGACGAGGGTGCCGGCAAGTAA
- the pepN gene encoding aminopeptidase N: MASLTYDEAKTRVGVVRDVSYELDFDLTSTESFRTTTVVRFGVDEPGAETFLELRPTRLISATLNGAPLTAYADGRLPLTGLAARNEVVVLAEYAYSHVGEGLHRFVDPADGEAYVYAQPSIAEAPRFMACFDQPDLKAPIIIRATADPSWIVRSNAAGVQTEPGRWEFEQTKPVGTYLITVIGGPYAELRDEHDGIPLALYARKSYTEALAENAPELFELTKQCLDRYHELFGIRLPFGKYEQAFVPEFTWGAMEFPGLVVFRDEYIYRGAVTDTERSRRASIVAHEMAHMWFGDLVTMRWWDDIWLNESFATYMGYRVTAEATRYTDAWADFASERKIWGYGADQRPSTHPVAPVFVADTESAFANFDGISYAKGCAALRQLVAWLGDDAFFAGLRAHFDKHAWGNATLDDLLASLSEASGRDLSGWADKWLRSPQVNTLRPVLTENGFAVEQTAPAAYPTLRPHRIGISWTEPATGVRKRIETGVDGPVTEVAALHGVTMEDVLLNDGDLTFAKVRFARGADLARLLGQLTSPLDRAVVWGAIWDAVRDGEVPAMDFLDLIRSSLAAETHVGVAEHILGFARGIAISRFLPVGQRAAGQAAVNDACEAILAQAAPGDSLQLAAFRTLISGTPAEPVRAWLAGRDLPEGLAVDDEVRWSMLLRLAVLGDLTEAELDAEQSRDGTARGAVEAARCRAARPEAAAKATAFEQIVRDRELSNRMLEAIGQGFWRAEHWELTDEYVERYFTELPASQEWRSGYLLATLGGAAYPVTAAYASTVEQAERMLAQPGLNTQFARAIADSTDDLRRAVRQRNLR; this comes from the coding sequence ATGGCCAGCCTGACCTACGACGAGGCGAAGACGCGCGTCGGCGTCGTTCGCGACGTGAGCTACGAGCTCGACTTCGATCTGACGAGCACCGAGTCCTTCCGCACGACCACGGTCGTCCGCTTCGGCGTCGACGAACCGGGCGCGGAGACCTTCCTCGAACTCAGGCCGACGCGGCTGATCAGCGCCACGCTCAACGGCGCTCCGCTCACGGCGTACGCGGACGGCCGGCTGCCGCTGACCGGATTGGCCGCCCGCAACGAGGTCGTCGTCCTCGCCGAGTACGCCTATTCGCACGTCGGCGAGGGGTTGCATCGGTTCGTCGACCCGGCCGACGGTGAGGCGTACGTCTACGCGCAGCCGTCGATCGCCGAGGCGCCGCGGTTCATGGCCTGTTTCGACCAGCCCGATCTGAAGGCGCCCATCATCATCCGGGCGACCGCCGATCCGTCGTGGATCGTGCGCTCGAACGCCGCGGGCGTGCAGACCGAGCCGGGCCGCTGGGAGTTCGAGCAGACCAAGCCGGTCGGCACCTATCTGATCACCGTCATCGGCGGCCCGTACGCCGAGCTCCGCGACGAGCACGACGGCATCCCGCTCGCCCTGTACGCCCGCAAGTCGTACACGGAGGCGTTGGCGGAGAACGCGCCGGAGTTGTTCGAGCTGACCAAGCAGTGCCTCGACCGCTATCACGAGCTGTTCGGCATCCGGCTGCCGTTCGGCAAGTACGAGCAGGCTTTCGTCCCGGAGTTCACCTGGGGCGCGATGGAGTTCCCCGGCCTGGTGGTGTTCCGGGACGAGTACATCTACCGCGGCGCGGTCACCGACACCGAGCGGTCCCGGCGCGCGTCGATCGTCGCCCACGAGATGGCCCACATGTGGTTCGGCGACTTGGTGACGATGCGCTGGTGGGACGACATCTGGCTGAACGAGTCGTTCGCCACCTACATGGGCTACCGGGTCACCGCCGAGGCCACGCGCTACACCGACGCCTGGGCCGACTTCGCCAGCGAGCGCAAGATCTGGGGCTACGGCGCCGATCAGCGGCCGTCCACGCACCCGGTCGCCCCGGTGTTCGTCGCCGACACCGAGTCCGCGTTCGCCAATTTCGACGGCATCTCGTACGCCAAGGGCTGCGCCGCGCTCCGCCAACTGGTGGCGTGGTTGGGCGACGACGCGTTCTTCGCCGGGCTGCGGGCACATTTCGACAAGCACGCCTGGGGCAACGCCACCCTGGACGACCTGCTCGCGTCGCTGTCCGAGGCGTCCGGTCGCGACTTGTCCGGCTGGGCCGACAAGTGGCTGCGGTCGCCGCAGGTCAACACGTTGCGACCGGTGCTCACCGAGAACGGCTTCGCGGTGGAGCAGACCGCGCCGGCGGCGTACCCGACGCTTCGGCCGCATCGCATCGGCATCAGCTGGACCGAACCGGCCACCGGCGTACGGAAGCGGATCGAGACCGGTGTGGACGGTCCGGTGACCGAGGTCGCCGCGTTGCACGGCGTGACGATGGAAGACGTGCTGCTCAACGACGGTGACTTGACCTTCGCGAAGGTCAGGTTCGCCCGGGGCGCCGACCTCGCCCGCCTGCTCGGACAGCTGACGTCCCCGTTGGACCGGGCGGTCGTCTGGGGCGCGATCTGGGACGCCGTACGCGACGGCGAAGTCCCCGCGATGGACTTCCTCGACCTGATCCGCAGCTCGCTGGCGGCCGAGACGCACGTCGGCGTGGCCGAGCACATCCTCGGGTTCGCCCGGGGCATCGCGATCAGCCGGTTCCTCCCGGTCGGCCAGCGGGCGGCGGGGCAGGCGGCGGTGAACGACGCGTGCGAGGCGATCTTGGCGCAGGCCGCGCCGGGCGACAGCTTGCAGCTGGCGGCGTTCCGGACCTTGATCAGCGGTACGCCCGCCGAACCGGTCCGCGCCTGGCTCGCCGGCCGCGACCTGCCCGAGGGCTTGGCCGTCGACGACGAGGTGCGCTGGTCGATGCTGCTGCGGCTGGCCGTCCTCGGCGATCTGACCGAGGCCGAGCTGGACGCCGAGCAGTCCCGCGACGGGACCGCGCGGGGTGCGGTCGAAGCGGCTCGCTGTCGGGCCGCGCGGCCCGAGGCGGCGGCCAAGGCGACCGCGTTCGAGCAGATCGTCCGCGACCGTGAGCTGTCCAACCGGATGCTGGAGGCGATCGGCCAGGGCTTCTGGCGCGCCGAGCACTGGGAGCTGACCGACGAGTACGTCGAGCGGTACTTCACCGAGCTGCCCGCGTCGCAGGAATGGCGGTCCGGCTACCTGCTGGCGACCCTCGGCGGGGCGGCCTACCCGGTGACGGCGGCGTACGCCTCCACTGTGGAGCAAGCCGAGCGCATGCTCGCCCAGCCCGGCCTGAACACGCAGTTCGCGCGGGCGATCGCGGACTCCACCGACGACCTGCGCCGGGCGGTACGCCAACGGAACCTGCGATGA
- the nadD gene encoding nicotinate-nucleotide adenylyltransferase — protein sequence MSRRRIGIMGGTFDPIHNGHLVAASEVADRFDLDEVVFVPTGKPWQKPDSKVSAAEHRYLMTVIATASNPQFTVSRVDLDREGPTYTVDTLRELREVYGAQAELFFITGADALAKILSWKDADQLFELAHFVGVTRPGFTLSDSHLPSEAVTLVQVPALAISSSDCRARVAAGQPVWYLVPDGVVQYIAKHHLYR from the coding sequence ATGAGCCGGCGTCGTATCGGCATCATGGGCGGGACGTTCGATCCCATCCACAACGGCCACCTCGTCGCCGCGAGCGAGGTGGCCGACCGGTTCGACCTGGACGAGGTCGTCTTCGTGCCGACCGGGAAGCCCTGGCAGAAGCCGGACAGCAAGGTCTCCGCGGCCGAGCACCGCTACCTCATGACGGTCATCGCGACCGCGTCGAACCCGCAGTTCACGGTCAGCCGGGTCGACCTCGATCGGGAGGGGCCGACCTACACCGTCGACACGCTGCGCGAACTCCGCGAGGTGTACGGCGCGCAGGCCGAGCTGTTCTTCATCACCGGCGCGGACGCGCTGGCGAAGATCCTTTCGTGGAAGGACGCCGATCAGCTCTTCGAGCTGGCTCACTTCGTCGGCGTCACCCGGCCGGGTTTCACCCTCAGCGACTCGCACCTGCCGTCGGAGGCGGTCACCCTCGTCCAGGTGCCCGCGCTGGCGATCTCGTCGAGCGACTGCCGCGCGCGGGTCGCCGCCGGGCAGCCGGTCTGGTATCTCGTGCCCGACGGTGTCGTGCAATACATCGCAAAACATCATTTGTACCGTTAA